From the genome of Lentilactobacillus buchneri, one region includes:
- a CDS encoding response regulator transcription factor, producing MSRILIIEDEKNLARFVELELKHEGYDTQVELNGRTGLQAALDENFDVILLDLMLPELNGMEVARRLREKKNTPIIMMTARDSVIDRVSGFDHGADDYIVKPFAIEELLARIRALLRRIQIENDQQKNNKKSVTFKDLTIEKESRIVRRGDEVINLTKREYELLLTLMENVDVVLARDVLLTKVWGYDSEVETNVVDVYIRYLRNKIDRPGENSYIQTVRGTGYVMRS from the coding sequence ATGAGTCGAATTTTGATTATTGAAGACGAAAAGAACTTAGCACGTTTCGTCGAACTGGAGTTAAAGCACGAAGGCTACGATACCCAAGTTGAGCTTAACGGCAGAACTGGTTTGCAGGCTGCATTGGATGAGAACTTCGATGTCATTTTGCTTGATTTGATGTTGCCTGAATTGAACGGAATGGAAGTTGCCCGCCGCCTACGTGAAAAGAAGAACACACCAATTATCATGATGACCGCGCGGGACTCTGTTATTGACCGAGTTTCGGGCTTTGATCATGGCGCTGATGATTACATTGTCAAACCCTTTGCGATTGAGGAACTCTTAGCTCGAATCCGGGCTTTGCTTCGCCGAATTCAAATCGAAAATGATCAACAAAAGAACAACAAGAAATCAGTTACGTTCAAAGACTTAACCATTGAAAAGGAAAGTCGAATTGTTCGTCGTGGCGATGAAGTGATTAACCTCACAAAGCGTGAATATGAATTGTTGCTGACTTTGATGGAAAACGTTGACGTTGTCCTGGCTCGAGATGTTCTGCTTACCAAAGTATGGGGCTATGATTCCGAAGTTGAAACCAACGTGGTCGATGTTTATATCAGATATCTCCGAAACAAGATTGATCGTCCAGGTGAGAACAGTTATATTCAAACAGTTAGAGGTACGGGGTACGTGATGCGGTCATGA
- the adhP gene encoding alcohol dehydrogenase AdhP, whose protein sequence is MKAAVVRDPVDGYVDIKDVTLRPIHQGEALVQVEYCGLCHTDLHVAEGDFGKVPGRIIGHEGVGKVIQVADDVTNLKIGDRVSIAWFYRGCGHCEYCITGRETLCRNVQNSGYTVDGAMAEQVIVPADYAVKVPEGLDPIEATSLTCAGVTMYKALKVGDTRPGQWVEVVGCGGLGNLAVQYAHNVFGAHVVAVDGNEQKLQAAKDNGADITINRHDPDVADQIQKKVGGVHNAQITAVTTEAFTTSVNALRPDGKLVAVALPKGDMALNIDKTVLDGIQVAGSLVGTRQDLAETFQFGAEGKVKPIVQTRRLDEVNDIIDEMKANKIVGRMVVDFTK, encoded by the coding sequence ATGAAAGCTGCTGTTGTAAGAGACCCAGTTGATGGATATGTTGATATTAAAGATGTTACTTTACGCCCCATTCACCAAGGTGAAGCCTTAGTTCAAGTTGAATATTGTGGATTATGTCACACAGATTTACACGTTGCTGAAGGTGACTTTGGTAAGGTTCCTGGCCGAATCATCGGTCACGAAGGTGTCGGAAAAGTCATTCAAGTTGCCGACGATGTCACTAACTTAAAGATTGGCGACCGTGTTTCAATCGCTTGGTTCTACAGAGGCTGTGGTCACTGTGAGTACTGTATCACTGGCCGTGAGACACTCTGCCGTAACGTTCAAAATTCCGGCTACACAGTTGATGGTGCTATGGCTGAACAAGTCATTGTCCCTGCAGACTACGCCGTTAAAGTACCAGAAGGACTTGATCCAATCGAAGCGACTTCATTAACCTGTGCCGGCGTTACGATGTATAAGGCACTCAAAGTTGGCGACACTCGTCCCGGCCAATGGGTTGAAGTCGTTGGTTGTGGTGGCTTGGGTAACCTCGCTGTTCAATATGCCCATAACGTCTTTGGTGCCCATGTGGTAGCCGTTGATGGTAACGAGCAAAAACTTCAAGCAGCTAAGGACAACGGTGCAGATATCACCATCAACCGTCATGATCCAGATGTTGCCGATCAAATTCAAAAGAAGGTTGGCGGCGTGCACAATGCTCAAATTACTGCCGTTACAACTGAGGCCTTCACTACATCTGTTAACGCTTTGCGTCCAGATGGCAAGTTGGTTGCTGTTGCCCTTCCTAAGGGTGATATGGCACTTAACATCGATAAGACGGTTCTCGATGGCATTCAAGTTGCCGGTTCACTGGTTGGTACCAGACAGGACCTCGCTGAAACATTCCAGTTCGGCGCTGAAGGCAAAGTAAAGCCAATCGTACAAACTCGTCGACTTGATGAGGTCAATGACATTATCGATGAAATGAAGGCCAATAAGATTGTTGGCCGAATGGTTGTTGATTTTACTAAATAA
- a CDS encoding HAMP domain-containing sensor histidine kinase, whose protein sequence is MNQPNTKPKRRKTSLKWKWAFFTSIGVLAIVVIFSCLIFNRFTNVLFQQERSHIDNTLSTVSSRLTNYASPLTKSDVGHYLKPKITDSNDQVTQADGNDLYSNSLIVNFSRDNILVNVYSVNGKELFESRKSTAKFYSASKRKIFTTRHNGHQILVGSEPLLSKKNGSLIGYAQVTDQLDNYRATANKLLVILIILVLISVLLTMIFAYILAQELLRPINDIQKTINEVKSDPDSDARVPAFRSNDELTDLAQLLNGMLDQTQRYIDQQQQFVEDVSHELRTPVAVIQGHIDMLLRWGKDDPEVLEESLKASLQETNRMKSLVSEMLDLSRAEQIEINYGEEITDVNQVFEQVYNDFKMIHPDFTFTFDDDTDHDVYVKIYRNHLEQVLVILLDNAIKYSTKRKEVHLSLSTSMAMVNIAVQDFGEGISEEDKQKVFNRFYRVDKARSRDKGGNGLGLSIAHRLIEAYHGNISIESSLGSGSIFQINLPILQHLPSEEEMEKKTSSTSKEQSKDSGLPEGILDTSKHDDRPLNDDEHHEK, encoded by the coding sequence ATGAACCAACCCAACACAAAACCAAAGAGAAGAAAGACATCGCTAAAATGGAAGTGGGCTTTTTTTACGTCCATTGGTGTTTTAGCGATTGTTGTTATTTTCTCATGCTTAATTTTTAATCGATTTACCAACGTCTTATTTCAACAGGAACGTTCGCACATTGACAATACCTTGAGTACCGTTTCTTCAAGGTTGACCAATTATGCCTCACCATTGACCAAAAGCGATGTGGGACACTATTTGAAGCCAAAGATCACCGACAGTAACGATCAGGTGACACAAGCCGATGGCAACGATTTGTATTCCAATTCGTTGATCGTTAATTTTTCCCGCGATAATATTTTAGTCAATGTCTACAGTGTCAATGGCAAGGAATTATTTGAATCACGGAAGAGTACGGCCAAGTTTTATTCTGCCAGCAAGCGGAAAATTTTTACCACCAGACATAATGGCCATCAAATTCTGGTTGGCTCAGAACCGCTGCTTTCAAAGAAGAATGGCTCATTGATTGGGTACGCACAGGTCACTGACCAATTGGACAATTACCGAGCGACGGCTAACAAGCTGCTGGTTATCTTAATTATTCTGGTGCTGATTTCCGTTCTTTTGACGATGATTTTTGCCTATATTCTAGCTCAGGAATTATTGCGGCCAATTAATGATATTCAAAAAACGATTAATGAAGTTAAAAGCGATCCCGACTCAGATGCACGGGTACCGGCCTTTCGATCCAACGATGAATTAACCGACTTGGCTCAGCTGTTGAACGGCATGTTGGATCAAACTCAGCGCTATATTGACCAGCAGCAGCAATTCGTGGAGGACGTTTCCCATGAGTTACGGACACCGGTTGCCGTTATTCAGGGTCATATTGATATGCTGCTGCGGTGGGGGAAAGATGATCCCGAAGTCTTGGAAGAATCTTTGAAAGCTTCACTGCAGGAAACCAATCGAATGAAGAGTCTGGTTTCTGAAATGTTAGATCTTTCCCGTGCCGAACAGATTGAAATTAATTACGGCGAAGAAATTACTGATGTCAATCAAGTGTTTGAACAGGTTTATAATGATTTCAAAATGATTCATCCAGATTTTACCTTTACGTTTGATGATGACACCGATCACGACGTTTACGTTAAGATTTATCGGAATCATCTCGAACAAGTATTGGTGATTCTTTTGGATAATGCCATTAAATATTCAACCAAGCGAAAAGAAGTCCACCTGTCATTGTCTACATCGATGGCCATGGTTAACATTGCCGTTCAGGACTTTGGTGAGGGGATTTCTGAAGAGGATAAGCAAAAGGTCTTCAACCGCTTCTATCGGGTCGATAAAGCCCGCAGTCGTGACAAAGGCGGTAACGGACTGGGACTTTCAATTGCCCACAGGCTGATCGAAGCTTACCATGGTAACATTTCGATTGAAAGTTCACTTGGTTCCGGTTCGATTTTCCAAATCAATCTGCCAATCTTGCAGCATCTGCCAAGCGAAGAAGAGATGGAGAAAAAGACTTCATCAACCTCCAAAGAACAATCAAAAGATTCAGGACTCCCAGAAGGAATCTTGGATACTTCCAAACATGATGATCGTCCTTTAAATGACGATGAACATCATGAAAAATAA